The following proteins come from a genomic window of bacterium:
- a CDS encoding GntR family transcriptional regulator → MPRLSSRTRDAGIQVRLPGTRTTLQQEAYRALRSAIIARRLQPGAKLLVRALAEELGLSPTPIKGALSALEREGLVVAIPHRGYFIPRMSPHDIEEIYALREVVEALAARLAASRADKQLPRRLKILIAGQRACVSSRDFERYGDLDLAFHQCIRKASGNGRLIRAAEAFDGQIRLLIDTSTRARTLATSVREHAAIADAVAANDPEAAETAMRRHVEAAGRALKLHFQTTLLVSLARA, encoded by the coding sequence ATGCCCCGCTTATCCTCTCGCACTCGCGACGCGGGCATCCAGGTTCGCCTGCCGGGAACGCGGACGACCTTACAGCAGGAGGCCTATCGCGCGCTACGGTCGGCGATCATTGCCCGGCGCCTTCAGCCGGGGGCCAAACTTCTCGTGCGAGCCCTCGCGGAGGAGTTGGGGTTGTCGCCCACCCCGATCAAAGGAGCGCTGTCCGCCCTCGAACGCGAGGGATTGGTCGTCGCGATTCCGCATCGCGGCTACTTCATTCCCCGCATGTCGCCGCACGATATCGAAGAGATCTATGCGCTTCGCGAGGTCGTCGAGGCGCTGGCCGCCCGCCTCGCGGCCTCCCGAGCCGATAAGCAGTTGCCGCGGCGGCTCAAGATCCTGATCGCCGGCCAAAGGGCCTGCGTGTCATCGAGGGACTTCGAGCGATACGGGGATCTGGACCTCGCATTCCACCAGTGCATCCGAAAGGCCTCCGGCAACGGCCGGCTCATCAGGGCAGCGGAGGCATTCGATGGACAGATCCGGCTGCTCATTGACACGTCGACGAGAGCGCGGACCCTGGCCACGTCGGTTCGCGAGCACGCCGCCATTGCCGATGCCGTCGCCGCCAACGACCCAGAAGCCGCGGAGACGGCCATGCGCCGCCATGTCGAGGCGGCGGGCCGCGCGCTGAAGCTCCACTTCCAGACCACCCTGCTCGTATCGCTCGCGAGAGCATGA
- the rsfS gene encoding ribosome silencing factor — protein MDSRRKALLAADVAEAKLAADVVVMDLQEQTPITDFFVIASGTTRVQIRAITEAVEHALEEAGAARPRAEGRDDGRWVLLDFGDVVVHIMNPREREYYNLERLWGDTPILER, from the coding sequence GTGGACTCCCGGCGGAAGGCGTTGCTGGCCGCGGACGTGGCGGAAGCGAAGCTCGCGGCCGACGTCGTCGTCATGGACCTTCAGGAGCAGACGCCCATCACGGACTTTTTCGTGATCGCGAGCGGCACCACGCGCGTCCAGATTCGCGCGATCACGGAGGCGGTGGAACACGCGTTGGAGGAAGCCGGGGCCGCGCGGCCGAGGGCGGAAGGGCGGGACGACGGCCGCTGGGTGCTGCTCGATTTCGGCGACGTGGTCGTGCACATCATGAACCCGCGCGAGCGCGAATACTACAATCTGGAGCGCCTGTGGGGCGACACGCCGATCCTCGAACGTTAG
- a CDS encoding leucyl aminopeptidase, which yields MRVAEMLPAARKVVCKLLAVKPGEEVVVIADSDTDTAMVYAIVGTLKDVGAEYSLAFIPNRAGIRNHDLTKFVDQGLEAADVVIGITTASPAGAYAKRIAQLKNAGRLRSMSMVLRDYEDWTGGAASADYDGIRDRGNRLGEIWARGKELRLTSPAGTEFHARIEGEKLEPNLGFATQAGEAAAFPDGEQSQMPTEGTAQGVIVIDGPLFRFGIPQRPLVFHVEEGRVRSIDGTGNVAERIRRLLATHRNADNVAEIGVGLNDGAEFNGRFEEEKKALGTVHVALGDNISYGGTVACTLHMDMVLYNPTLRIDSRVVLEGGKLTI from the coding sequence ATGAGAGTGGCAGAAATGTTGCCCGCGGCTCGGAAGGTGGTCTGCAAGCTGCTTGCGGTGAAGCCCGGCGAGGAAGTTGTGGTCATTGCCGACTCCGATACCGACACCGCGATGGTGTACGCGATCGTAGGCACGCTGAAGGACGTCGGTGCCGAATACTCACTGGCCTTCATTCCGAATCGGGCCGGGATCCGTAATCACGATCTGACGAAATTCGTCGATCAGGGGTTGGAAGCCGCCGACGTGGTCATCGGCATCACGACCGCTTCTCCCGCTGGCGCCTACGCGAAGCGTATCGCTCAACTCAAGAATGCCGGACGTTTGCGCAGTATGTCGATGGTTCTACGGGATTACGAAGACTGGACGGGCGGTGCGGCATCGGCGGATTACGATGGGATCAGGGACCGCGGGAATCGCCTTGGCGAGATCTGGGCGCGCGGTAAGGAGCTGCGTCTGACGTCGCCGGCGGGCACGGAGTTTCATGCGAGAATCGAGGGAGAGAAACTGGAGCCAAATCTCGGATTCGCAACGCAGGCGGGCGAGGCCGCGGCTTTCCCCGACGGCGAACAATCGCAAATGCCGACCGAGGGCACTGCCCAGGGCGTGATCGTGATCGACGGTCCGCTTTTTCGGTTCGGAATACCTCAGCGGCCCCTGGTCTTCCACGTCGAGGAAGGCCGCGTCCGGTCGATTGACGGAACGGGGAACGTCGCCGAACGCATCCGGAGGCTCCTAGCGACCCATCGGAATGCCGACAACGTCGCCGAAATCGGCGTGGGGCTAAACGATGGGGCCGAGTTCAACGGCCGGTTCGAGGAGGAAAAGAAGGCCTTGGGAACGGTGCACGTGGCCTTGGGCGACAATATTTCATATGGCGGTACAGTTGCGTGTACGTTGCATATGGATATGGTGCTCTACAATCCCACGCTGCGGATCGATTCTCGCGTGGTCCTTGAGGGAGGCAAGCTGACCATTTGA
- a CDS encoding carbohydrate ABC transporter permease → MRSPGWQPAAVYSALAVASLLVMLPVAWMFTVSIRPNGMIFTVPPRWVPAVLTLEAYRRVLGSPATLRFFFNSYVVAGTTTVASLALAMMAGYGFSRFRFPGASALRVFIIGTQMIPPIALVVPYFVVIAALGLYDSYTALIATYTSFALPFATLMMTSYFDTIPRDLEEAAMVDGCTRLGALRRILAPLTVPGVVATGAFAFLLAWNEFLFAVTLTQTTSMRTVPVGIALLMGEHAYEWNVMMALSLLASLPLFAVFVFVQRYLIAGLAAGAVKG, encoded by the coding sequence GTGCGTAGCCCCGGCTGGCAGCCAGCTGCCGTGTACTCGGCCCTCGCGGTAGCGTCGCTCCTGGTGATGCTGCCCGTCGCGTGGATGTTCACCGTCTCCATTCGACCGAACGGAATGATCTTCACGGTGCCCCCGAGATGGGTGCCCGCTGTGCTCACCCTTGAGGCATACCGTCGGGTCTTGGGTTCCCCGGCGACCCTTCGGTTCTTTTTCAACAGCTACGTGGTGGCTGGGACCACCACCGTGGCATCGCTGGCCCTCGCGATGATGGCCGGGTACGGTTTTTCCCGTTTTCGGTTCCCCGGGGCGTCGGCACTTCGCGTCTTCATCATCGGCACACAGATGATCCCGCCGATTGCCCTGGTGGTTCCGTACTTCGTCGTCATTGCGGCGCTTGGATTGTACGATTCGTACACGGCGCTCATTGCGACGTATACGTCGTTCGCCCTGCCGTTCGCGACGCTGATGATGACGAGTTACTTCGATACCATTCCTCGGGACCTGGAAGAGGCGGCGATGGTCGACGGGTGTACGCGCCTTGGGGCGTTGCGGCGAATCCTTGCCCCGCTGACGGTCCCCGGCGTGGTGGCCACCGGTGCGTTCGCGTTTCTCTTGGCCTGGAACGAATTCTTATTCGCGGTCACCCTCACCCAAACCACGTCCATGCGTACCGTTCCGGTAGGGATCGCCCTGCTCATGGGCGAGCACGCCTACGAATGGAACGTGATGATGGCGCTGTCACTTCTCGCAAGTCTCCCGCTGTTCGCGGTGTTCGTGTTCGTGCAGCGCTACCTGATCGCCGGCCTCGCGGCGGGAGCCGTCAAAGGCTGA
- a CDS encoding Rid family hydrolase, producing the protein MILARRRSRPARISSHLSRKLGDTIEDICKLTIYVTDASYRPAVYAVVDRYFVNAHHCSTGVVVKGLATSDLLVEIDAFGVIDERNR; encoded by the coding sequence GTGATCCTGGCGCGCAGGCGGAGCAGGCCTGCAAGAATATCAAGTCACTTATCGAGGAAGCTGGGCGACACGATCGAAGACATCTGCAAGCTCACGATCTACGTCACCGACGCCTCTTACAGACCGGCCGTCTACGCCGTCGTCGATAGGTACTTCGTCAATGCGCACCATTGCAGCACCGGAGTGGTCGTCAAAGGCCTGGCGACCTCCGACCTGCTCGTAGAGATCGATGCCTTTGGCGTGATTGACGAACGGAACAGGTAG
- a CDS encoding GNAT family N-acetyltransferase, which yields MLLTLRPAESGDAEALLRLYEGVYRGGYSACFGRYGAIGPKDVWWIQSEREVLILELNRAPAGLLVLGRDKNRLLAEEVLLLPDALRQAPGPQALRTVVERVHLELTRKFQEARQDRLRFRTMERNPLGMVLLTSGGFTVADALVVSSLDLPAAVAGADTAPDVGVVPEGYVVRRAFAGQDEDAVARLDEECLGGRAQPHDLAHHLAGRDVRTFLATRDGYPIGFVMAAARDGVGEWRLGVRQPHRRRGLGGVLAHTALAALSARGAHLVVATHWAGDSAAEAFGSSLGFATERVYLYAERPL from the coding sequence GTGCTGCTGACGCTGCGTCCCGCCGAAAGCGGGGACGCGGAGGCGTTGTTGCGGCTGTATGAGGGCGTCTACCGCGGGGGGTACTCCGCGTGCTTCGGCCGGTACGGCGCCATCGGGCCGAAGGACGTCTGGTGGATCCAGTCGGAACGAGAGGTGCTCATTCTCGAATTGAATCGCGCGCCGGCCGGGCTGCTGGTGCTGGGCCGGGACAAGAACCGGCTGCTGGCCGAGGAAGTGCTGCTGCTGCCCGATGCCCTGCGCCAGGCCCCCGGCCCGCAGGCGCTGCGCACCGTCGTGGAGCGCGTGCACCTGGAACTCACCAGGAAATTTCAGGAGGCGCGGCAGGACCGCCTCCGATTCCGCACGATGGAGCGCAACCCGCTCGGCATGGTGCTGCTGACGAGCGGCGGGTTCACCGTCGCCGACGCCCTCGTCGTCTCGAGCCTCGATCTCCCCGCGGCCGTCGCGGGGGCGGACACCGCGCCGGATGTCGGCGTCGTGCCGGAAGGCTACGTGGTGCGCCGGGCGTTCGCCGGCCAGGACGAAGACGCGGTCGCGCGGCTCGACGAGGAATGCCTCGGCGGGCGCGCGCAGCCCCACGATCTCGCCCACCATCTGGCCGGTCGCGACGTCCGCACGTTTCTGGCGACCCGCGACGGCTATCCGATCGGGTTCGTCATGGCCGCCGCGCGGGACGGCGTTGGGGAATGGCGGCTCGGCGTGCGCCAGCCGCACCGGCGGCGGGGGCTCGGCGGCGTGCTCGCGCACACGGCGCTCGCCGCGCTCAGTGCCCGGGGCGCGCACCTGGTGGTCGCCACGCACTGGGCCGGGGACAGCGCGGCGGAAGCGTTCGGATCGTCCCTCGGATTCGCGACGGAGCGCGTCTATCTCTACGCCGAACGGCCGTTGTGA
- a CDS encoding sugar ABC transporter permease encodes MVPYILVAPAVVVLCVLFVYPIARLVQLSMLDNSLVASSTRFVGSQNFVALKSDPVFWSSFGNTLMFTASSVLLHLALGLALALLLHQRLRPSIRSVFRGILIVPWMFTAAVVAINWRLILSPFGVLNGTLALMRVTPAARPVDWLGEPALAMPALVVINLWRGYPLVMLLLLAGLQNIPPELHEAGAVDGANLWGQFRYITLPSLKPVIASVALLDAIWNFRLFDLVFLTTGGGPMNQTQVLSTYDYRLAFESFRFGTASALSVMMLLFTLLLSLAYFRYQQS; translated from the coding sequence GTGGTGCCCTACATCCTTGTGGCACCGGCAGTCGTAGTGCTATGCGTTCTGTTCGTTTATCCAATTGCCAGGCTCGTACAACTGAGCATGCTTGACAACTCTTTGGTCGCCTCGAGCACGCGGTTTGTGGGGTCTCAGAATTTCGTCGCACTCAAAAGCGATCCGGTCTTTTGGTCGTCGTTCGGCAACACGCTGATGTTCACGGCCAGCTCGGTCCTGCTCCATCTGGCTCTCGGATTGGCCCTGGCCCTCCTTCTCCACCAACGGCTGCGCCCGTCGATTCGATCGGTCTTTCGCGGCATCCTGATCGTGCCGTGGATGTTCACGGCGGCGGTCGTCGCCATTAATTGGCGGCTGATCCTGAGCCCGTTCGGCGTCCTCAACGGTACACTCGCGTTGATGCGAGTGACGCCGGCGGCGAGACCGGTCGACTGGCTGGGGGAGCCGGCGCTCGCGATGCCCGCCTTGGTCGTCATCAACCTATGGCGGGGATACCCGCTTGTGATGCTGCTTTTGCTCGCCGGCCTTCAGAATATCCCTCCGGAGCTGCACGAAGCCGGGGCCGTCGATGGGGCGAACCTGTGGGGGCAGTTTCGATATATTACCTTGCCCAGCCTCAAGCCGGTCATCGCAAGTGTGGCCTTGCTCGATGCGATCTGGAACTTTCGTTTGTTCGATTTGGTCTTCCTCACAACGGGCGGCGGGCCCATGAACCAAACGCAGGTGCTGTCGACGTACGACTATCGACTGGCCTTCGAGAGCTTCCGGTTTGGCACGGCGTCGGCCCTCTCAGTGATGATGCTTCTCTTCACGCTGCTTCTGAGCCTGGCGTACTTTAGGTATCAGCAATCTTGA
- a CDS encoding ABC transporter permease translates to MFASFSTFPVFPSLLLGLLVVATLGAGLENTIVAVALSLVPQFARLARGATLAVREMAYVEWCNSSGATQTRTLTRHILPNIIGPITVMGTLWVSTAIRTEASLSFLGLGIQPPTPSWGTMIKAGVDQIGLTPWLAISPGLAIMVSVLAFNMVGDGLRDVLDPKSRGR, encoded by the coding sequence CTGTTCGCGTCGTTTTCGACCTTCCCGGTGTTTCCGTCGCTGCTGCTGGGCCTTCTCGTGGTAGCCACGCTGGGTGCCGGCCTTGAGAATACGATCGTTGCCGTGGCCCTATCCCTCGTGCCCCAATTCGCACGACTCGCGCGCGGCGCCACCCTCGCCGTCCGCGAGATGGCTTATGTAGAATGGTGCAATAGCTCAGGGGCGACGCAGACGCGCACCCTGACCCGCCACATCTTGCCGAACATCATCGGTCCCATCACCGTCATGGGCACGCTGTGGGTGAGCACGGCGATTCGTACCGAAGCGAGCCTGAGTTTCCTCGGGCTGGGCATTCAACCTCCTACGCCGAGTTGGGGCACCATGATCAAGGCCGGCGTCGACCAAATAGGCTTGACACCGTGGTTGGCAATTTCGCCGGGCTTGGCGATCATGGTTTCTGTCTTGGCTTTTAACATGGTTGGCGACGGCCTTCGAGACGTCTTGGATCCAAAGAGCAGAGGAAGGTGA
- a CDS encoding Gfo/Idh/MocA family oxidoreductase — translation MSTLRRVRLGIIGCGDHSITSLQPCIPLIPAFDYIASCDLNPDRAALGLRFGAKRCYSDFSRMLAAEELDAVIVVGPAPMHYEAGLACAASGVHLFVEKPVAPTVAQARQVADVIRAKGTIGMTGTMWRHAPAVRTQKRVIEAPEFGHAVLFQGAHIAPGSHATGPGGAGGGSALWRFMLDQGSHVADCLRFLMGPVQRVASAVSSSAQREHGVFLSALLTFTGGATGTLLLASHATVMSPILTVLGDAGTAVTVRNLTSLRIFPLTDDLSGGYPRAQSSRIWEHGANYRGISRPGYLEELEAFAKAVTGEEPPSPSLDDGWRALELCQAIIDAADGPIHLNQAPER, via the coding sequence ATGTCAACCCTGCGACGGGTGCGTCTAGGAATCATCGGTTGCGGAGACCACTCGATCACAAGCCTGCAGCCATGTATCCCGCTCATCCCGGCATTCGACTACATTGCCTCCTGTGACCTCAACCCGGACCGCGCGGCTCTCGGGTTGCGGTTTGGAGCCAAGCGGTGCTATTCCGATTTCAGTCGCATGCTGGCCGCGGAAGAGCTGGATGCCGTCATCGTTGTAGGCCCGGCCCCGATGCACTATGAAGCAGGGCTGGCATGCGCCGCGTCGGGCGTGCATCTCTTTGTGGAAAAGCCCGTTGCACCCACGGTCGCGCAGGCGCGGCAGGTCGCCGACGTAATCCGAGCCAAGGGCACGATCGGCATGACCGGTACGATGTGGCGCCATGCACCGGCGGTACGGACGCAGAAACGCGTGATTGAGGCGCCGGAGTTCGGCCACGCCGTGCTCTTCCAGGGCGCGCACATCGCCCCAGGATCTCATGCGACCGGGCCGGGCGGCGCCGGCGGAGGATCAGCGCTGTGGCGGTTTATGCTGGATCAGGGCAGCCATGTGGCGGACTGCTTGCGGTTTCTGATGGGTCCCGTTCAGAGGGTCGCGTCCGCCGTCTCATCTTCGGCTCAACGAGAACACGGGGTGTTTTTGTCGGCGCTGCTGACGTTTACCGGCGGCGCGACAGGTACTCTACTGCTCGCGTCACACGCCACGGTCATGAGCCCGATCCTCACGGTCTTGGGGGACGCCGGTACAGCGGTCACGGTTCGCAACCTGACGTCGCTTCGCATCTTTCCACTCACCGACGATTTGAGCGGCGGTTATCCGCGGGCGCAGAGCTCGCGTATCTGGGAGCACGGGGCGAACTATCGAGGGATCAGCCGGCCGGGGTACTTGGAGGAGCTGGAGGCGTTCGCGAAAGCCGTGACCGGCGAAGAACCGCCCTCGCCGTCCCTGGACGATGGGTGGCGCGCTCTCGAGCTGTGCCAAGCCATCATCGATGCCGCAGACGGCCCAATACATCTCAATCAGGCCCCGGAAAGGTGA
- a CDS encoding sugar ABC transporter substrate-binding protein translates to MGWWSAGIAFGLALLVGVLGWPAASAAPTQAVKIQWLEWITPEIGEASMKAILDAFGREHPDITVERISMPFGQVHDKIVVLNAAKDLPDVLNMNMPWTVEFAEARILEPLNPYLQRSDQAWVHELVKAPTTPWKGKTYLLPLTSIPFLLFYNRTILRDAGYTNPPQTWAELREMAIKTTKPEKNQYAFTSGMADKSPYNGGAIEIFPLIYQQGTTTIKNGRANINSPAAVRAVQFYMDLVNKDKVYAPGTLTNVESDKVEAFASGRNAFMVSNVAHIKLLRTRNPQLDFSVAPLPRGTTSGTRLTGWNLAMSAQTRHKEAVWTFMQWLTSPRGNALMAEMAGQLPGNTAAAVPSIRTDPLLKVAATILKDPRVMAEDATTPQNTDLWRVFVEHVQAALQGRMSTQQAMDDAAKAWDEILARYR, encoded by the coding sequence GTGGGCTGGTGGAGCGCGGGGATCGCGTTTGGTCTGGCCCTGCTTGTGGGCGTGCTGGGCTGGCCGGCGGCCTCGGCGGCTCCGACGCAGGCCGTGAAGATCCAATGGCTGGAGTGGATTACGCCGGAAATCGGCGAAGCGTCGATGAAAGCCATCCTCGACGCCTTCGGCCGGGAACATCCGGACATCACGGTCGAGCGAATCTCGATGCCGTTTGGTCAGGTGCACGACAAGATCGTGGTGTTAAACGCCGCGAAGGATCTTCCCGACGTCCTCAACATGAACATGCCCTGGACGGTGGAATTCGCCGAGGCGCGCATCTTGGAACCGCTGAACCCGTACCTGCAGCGGTCGGATCAGGCGTGGGTGCATGAGCTCGTCAAAGCCCCGACAACGCCCTGGAAAGGCAAGACGTATTTGTTGCCGCTCACGTCCATCCCGTTCCTCCTCTTCTACAACAGGACGATCCTGAGAGATGCCGGCTACACGAACCCGCCTCAGACGTGGGCAGAGCTTCGCGAGATGGCGATTAAGACGACAAAGCCCGAGAAGAACCAGTATGCCTTTACGTCGGGCATGGCGGACAAGAGTCCGTACAACGGCGGTGCGATCGAGATCTTCCCGCTCATATACCAGCAGGGCACCACGACGATCAAGAACGGCCGCGCGAACATCAACAGCCCGGCTGCAGTGCGCGCGGTGCAATTCTATATGGATTTGGTGAACAAGGACAAGGTCTACGCTCCCGGGACGCTGACGAACGTCGAGAGCGATAAGGTAGAGGCCTTTGCGTCCGGACGCAACGCGTTCATGGTCAGCAATGTGGCTCACATCAAACTGCTGAGGACCCGCAACCCGCAACTGGATTTCTCGGTCGCGCCGCTGCCGAGGGGGACCACCAGTGGAACTCGATTGACCGGATGGAATCTTGCGATGTCCGCTCAGACCAGACACAAGGAAGCCGTGTGGACGTTCATGCAATGGCTCACCAGCCCAAGGGGAAATGCGCTCATGGCCGAAATGGCGGGCCAGTTACCGGGAAATACGGCCGCGGCCGTTCCGTCAATACGAACCGACCCATTGTTGAAAGTTGCCGCGACGATTCTGAAGGACCCTCGCGTCATGGCCGAGGATGCCACCACGCCGCAGAATACTGACCTCTGGCGGGTTTTCGTCGAGCACGTGCAGGCGGCGCTGCAGGGTCGAATGTCCACGCAGCAAGCGATGGATGACGCCGCCAAAGCGTGGGATGAGATTCTCGCCCGATACCGGTAG
- the obgE gene encoding GTPase ObgE, whose protein sequence is MFIDRARIHVTAGSGGNGVVAFRREKFVPKGGPSGGDGGRGGNVILRVDPGLNTLLPFRYRRLFRASRGAHGEGSRRSGRAGRDVVVAVPAGTLVLDEATGTVVADLLRPGDEITVARGGRGGRGNAHFATPTQRAPRKAEPGEPGEERMLRLELRLIADVGVVGLPNAGKSSLLARISAARPKIADYPFTTTEPMLGVVPLPDRDGIVVADIPGLIEGAHSGAGLGHEFLRHIERTRVLVHLVDLSAPDPAAAVATVTHELREHAPALVTRPALLVGNKIDLPEARARVGAFLAAQTAQGRTALAISAATGEGIPEFIAALVRLLRTAAKEALPAAENTAPGRHAAGGGCG, encoded by the coding sequence ATGTTCATTGATCGCGCCCGAATCCACGTGACGGCCGGCTCCGGCGGCAACGGGGTGGTCGCGTTTCGCCGCGAGAAATTCGTGCCAAAGGGGGGGCCCTCCGGCGGCGACGGCGGCCGCGGCGGCAACGTGATTTTGCGCGTGGATCCCGGCCTCAACACGCTCCTGCCGTTTCGGTACCGCCGCCTTTTCCGCGCCTCGCGCGGCGCCCACGGCGAGGGCTCCCGGCGGAGCGGCCGCGCGGGCCGCGACGTGGTGGTCGCCGTGCCGGCCGGTACCCTGGTCCTGGACGAGGCCACCGGGACCGTGGTCGCCGATCTCCTGCGGCCGGGTGATGAAATTACGGTCGCGCGCGGCGGGCGGGGGGGACGCGGCAACGCGCATTTCGCGACGCCGACGCAGCGCGCGCCGCGGAAGGCGGAGCCCGGGGAGCCCGGGGAGGAGCGCATGCTCCGGCTCGAGCTGCGGCTCATCGCCGACGTCGGGGTGGTGGGCCTGCCCAACGCCGGAAAGTCGTCGTTGTTGGCCCGGATCTCCGCGGCGCGTCCGAAGATCGCCGACTATCCGTTTACGACCACCGAGCCGATGCTCGGCGTCGTACCGCTGCCCGACAGGGACGGCATCGTCGTGGCCGACATCCCCGGCCTGATCGAAGGGGCGCACAGCGGCGCCGGACTCGGGCACGAATTTCTCCGGCACATCGAACGCACCCGCGTGCTGGTCCATCTCGTGGACCTGAGCGCGCCCGACCCCGCGGCGGCGGTGGCCACGGTCACCCACGAACTGCGGGAGCATGCGCCGGCGCTCGTCACGCGCCCCGCGCTCCTGGTCGGCAACAAGATCGACCTGCCGGAGGCGCGGGCCCGGGTCGGGGCCTTCCTCGCCGCCCAGACGGCGCAGGGACGCACCGCGTTGGCGATCTCGGCGGCGACGGGCGAAGGCATCCCCGAGTTCATCGCCGCGTTGGTGCGGCTGCTGCGCACGGCGGCGAAGGAGGCGCTCCCGGCGGCCGAGAACACCGCCCCGGGCCGGCATGCGGCGGGAGGTGGCTGTGGGTAG
- the nadD gene encoding nicotinate-nucleotide adenylyltransferase, translating into MGRVGIMGGTFDPVHYGHLVTADEACWRFGLRAVIFVPNRHPPHKDPHDVSEPEHRYLMTFLATATNPRFAVSRIEIDRPGPSYTIDTIHELRRQYPEDDLYYITGADALEQILRGEWHETAALLGLCRFIAANRPGYRLDPEQWSTIAAPFRAHLHNVHTMEIPAMAISSTDIRSRVRDGRPIRYLVPEGVEGYIVKHRLYAPAPASAATPAHPAREAPGKGQAGGQAGAPSGGSAGGT; encoded by the coding sequence GTGGGTAGAGTCGGGATCATGGGCGGCACGTTTGATCCCGTGCACTACGGCCACCTGGTGACCGCCGACGAGGCCTGCTGGCGGTTCGGTCTCCGCGCCGTGATTTTTGTGCCGAACCGTCACCCCCCGCACAAAGACCCCCACGACGTGTCCGAGCCCGAGCACCGGTACCTCATGACGTTCCTCGCGACCGCCACGAATCCGCGGTTCGCCGTGTCCCGGATCGAAATCGACCGGCCGGGACCGTCGTATACGATCGACACCATCCACGAGCTCCGCCGGCAGTACCCGGAAGACGATCTGTACTACATCACCGGGGCGGACGCCCTCGAGCAGATCCTCCGCGGCGAATGGCACGAGACCGCGGCGCTCCTCGGACTGTGCCGGTTCATCGCCGCGAACCGGCCGGGGTACCGGCTCGACCCCGAGCAGTGGTCCACGATCGCGGCGCCGTTCCGGGCGCATCTGCACAACGTGCACACGATGGAGATTCCGGCGATGGCGATCAGCAGTACCGACATCCGGTCGCGCGTCCGTGACGGACGGCCGATCCGGTACCTCGTGCCCGAGGGCGTGGAAGGGTACATCGTCAAGCACCGCCTGTACGCGCCGGCCCCGGCGTCCGCGGCGACCCCCGCTCACCCCGCTCGCGAGGCCCCTGGCAAGGGGCAGGCAGGAGGGCAGGCCGGGGCGCCCTCCGGCGGTTCCGCCGGAGGGACGTAG
- a CDS encoding sugar phosphate isomerase/epimerase family protein codes for MTGPASDALDKADRASRRPLACQTWLWEMQGGRWTGTVEDILDTAKRARLDGIELTMAVAARFGGRPRDLRTAVETRGLSLACVRYTMATGFTDPRDAEAELTGLERALVFTLEAGARRLGLKGLSSPHPERDRCAKVAHACRMYNEIARRADAVGLTINVHLHSHPDAVVWTPDEWDAFLDRTDSSRVFVCADTGHLLRCGHNPAETIRRHLSRINHIHLKDASADGSFPPLGEGILDIRSVCDVLTQRRYEDWIVLEEEHESQIADPVSALQRAAARVRQAGC; via the coding sequence GTGACCGGCCCGGCGAGCGATGCGTTAGACAAGGCCGACAGGGCATCCCGACGGCCGCTGGCATGTCAAACCTGGCTGTGGGAGATGCAAGGCGGCCGGTGGACGGGAACGGTCGAGGACATTCTTGACACCGCGAAACGCGCTCGGCTCGACGGTATCGAGCTCACGATGGCCGTCGCCGCGCGGTTTGGCGGCCGACCGCGCGACCTGAGAACGGCCGTTGAAACGCGCGGGCTCTCGCTGGCGTGCGTACGCTACACCATGGCGACCGGCTTTACGGATCCAAGGGACGCCGAAGCGGAACTCACCGGTCTGGAACGCGCGTTGGTGTTCACGCTGGAAGCGGGGGCGCGTCGGCTCGGTCTGAAGGGGCTTTCCAGTCCCCACCCCGAGCGGGACCGGTGCGCAAAGGTGGCCCACGCATGCAGGATGTATAACGAGATCGCGCGGCGAGCAGACGCCGTGGGGCTGACGATCAACGTTCACCTACACTCGCACCCCGACGCGGTTGTATGGACGCCTGACGAATGGGATGCGTTCTTGGACCGAACCGACTCCTCGCGCGTCTTCGTTTGCGCCGACACCGGGCATCTCCTGCGGTGCGGCCACAATCCCGCCGAGACGATCCGTCGACATCTCTCGAGAATCAACCACATTCACCTCAAGGATGCCAGCGCCGACGGATCCTTTCCGCCTCTCGGCGAAGGTATCTTGGACATTCGGTCGGTGTGCGACGTGCTGACGCAGCGGAGGTATGAAGACTGGATTGTGCTCGAGGAAGAGCACGAATCACAGATCGCGGATCCGGTTTCCGCGTTGCAACGGGCGGCCGCGCGTGTCCGGCAGGCCGGTTGTTAA